One Methanocaldococcus villosus KIN24-T80 genomic window carries:
- the pfkC gene encoding ADP-specific phosphofructokinase yields MKMLEKIRKVKLFTAYNANVDAIKYLNSNDVQRLVDMFDHKEIIRRMEEYPRVIEEPLDFVARLVYSIKTGKPAEVPIVEEMNEWFNKLKYDEERMGGQAGIVANLMATLNIDRVITYVPLLSKKQAEMFHENVLYPKLENNKLVFKKIRESYEDVPTKINRIFEFKKGLKFKLGNEEIVAKESTRFIAASRPESYRIGIRDELRPYLPQFGVDCAFLSGYQGIKEKYKDGKTAEYYFEKAKEDIKLLKEGNIMTHLEFASISNIKIREMVVNYILSEVNSVGMDETEIANVLHILGYEDLSDKIIKNSFVEDIVEGSKILLDKFNNLEIIQVHTIYFILFVCRKDNPLDLKELKECLDFSTILAATRAKLGKIESVDDLKEGLKISYNKYRDMYDKCMIEDDYKIAITPSRYVENPKSTVGLGDTISSGAFVYYNALIKNKK; encoded by the coding sequence ATGAAAATGTTGGAGAAAATAAGAAAAGTTAAGTTATTTACAGCATACAATGCTAATGTTGATGCTATTAAATATTTAAATAGCAATGATGTGCAAAGATTAGTTGACATGTTTGATCATAAAGAGATTATAAGAAGGATGGAAGAGTATCCAAGAGTGATAGAAGAACCATTAGATTTTGTAGCAAGATTAGTGTATTCAATAAAGACAGGTAAACCTGCAGAAGTTCCAATAGTTGAAGAGATGAATGAATGGTTTAATAAGCTTAAATATGATGAAGAAAGAATGGGAGGACAGGCAGGAATAGTGGCTAATTTAATGGCCACTTTAAATATAGATAGAGTAATAACATATGTACCTCTTCTATCTAAAAAACAGGCTGAAATGTTCCATGAAAATGTTTTATATCCAAAATTGGAAAATAACAAATTAGTATTTAAAAAAATAAGGGAGAGTTATGAAGATGTACCTACTAAAATAAATAGAATTTTTGAGTTTAAAAAAGGATTAAAATTTAAGTTAGGAAATGAGGAGATAGTAGCCAAAGAATCTACAAGATTTATAGCTGCATCAAGACCAGAAAGCTATAGAATAGGAATTAGAGATGAATTAAGACCATATCTCCCACAGTTTGGAGTGGATTGTGCTTTTTTATCTGGTTATCAGGGAATAAAAGAGAAATATAAAGATGGAAAAACTGCTGAATATTATTTTGAAAAGGCTAAAGAGGATATAAAGTTGCTAAAGGAAGGAAATATTATGACACATTTAGAATTTGCTTCTATATCAAATATTAAGATAAGGGAGATGGTTGTTAATTATATTCTAAGTGAAGTTAATAGCGTAGGTATGGATGAAACTGAAATAGCTAATGTTTTACATATATTAGGTTATGAAGATTTGAGTGATAAAATAATAAAAAATAGTTTTGTTGAAGATATTGTTGAAGGATCTAAAATCCTATTAGACAAATTTAATAATTTGGAAATAATTCAAGTTCATACTATTTACTTTATTCTATTCGTTTGTAGAAAAGACAATCCTCTTGATTTAAAAGAGTTAAAAGAATGTTTAGACTTCTCAACTATTCTTGCTGCAACAAGAGCTAAATTAGGAAAAATAGAGAGTGTAGATGATTTAAAAGAAGGTTTGAAAATTAGCTATAACAAATATAGAGATATGTATGATAAATGTATGATTGAAGATGATTATAAAATAGCTATAACTCCATCAAGATATGTTGAAAATCCAAAATCAACTGTAGGTTTAGGAGACACAATATCTTCTGGAGCATTTGTTTATTATAATGCTCTTATTAAAAATAAAAAATAA
- a CDS encoding precorrin-2 dehydrogenase/sirohydrochlorin ferrochelatase family protein codes for MLPILLSFENKKVAVFGCGEVGKRRALKILKNGGNVDIYSKNFDNEIKKIKNDRLKLINVDLNKLSDEELREIIKDYDFIVAAVNEEINRRIVKIANELNKFVNASNLMSGVNFILPAYTEVNGVIFSIYTRGKSPMLAKKIRILVENIIRDQDISFLSEFREFLKEIVPNQKDRKKVIEELFNNKEFREELKKIVMRVLNDHSSKS; via the coding sequence ATGCTTCCTATCCTATTATCTTTTGAAAATAAAAAAGTGGCTGTTTTTGGCTGTGGAGAAGTAGGAAAGAGAAGGGCATTAAAAATATTAAAAAATGGAGGAAATGTTGACATATATTCTAAAAATTTTGATAATGAGATAAAAAAAATAAAAAATGATAGATTAAAATTAATAAATGTTGATTTAAATAAACTCTCTGATGAGGAGCTTAGAGAGATTATTAAAGATTATGATTTTATTGTAGCTGCAGTTAATGAAGAAATAAATAGAAGGATAGTAAAAATAGCCAATGAGCTTAATAAGTTTGTTAATGCATCTAATTTAATGAGTGGAGTTAATTTTATCCTCCCTGCATATACTGAAGTTAATGGTGTAATATTCTCCATATACACAAGAGGAAAATCTCCAATGTTAGCTAAGAAAATAAGAATTTTAGTGGAAAATATTATAAGAGACCAAGATATCTCTTTCTTATCAGAATTTAGAGAATTTCTAAAAGAAATAGTACCTAATCAAAAGGATAGAAAGAAAGTTATAGAAGAATTGTTTAATAATAAAGAATTCAGAGAAGAGTTAAAAAAAATAGTGATGAGGGTCTTAAATGATCATAGTTCTAAAAGCTGA
- the lysA gene encoding diaminopimelate decarboxylase, with translation MFLGNDTLTLENRMLCVDGYPFKELAEKFGTPLYVISEEQIKINYRKYIEAFKRYEKETKKNFILAYAYKANSNLAVTKLLAKLGSGADVVSGGELYIAKLSGVPSDRIVFNGNCKTEKEIIMGIEAGIRAFNVDSISELLLIEKLSKDYGEANVAFRINPDVDPKTHPKIATGLKKSKFGMNKEVAKKAIKMALKMKNINFVGLHCHIGSQITDLSPFIEATKKMMEFILELKREGIEVEDLNLGGGLGIPYYKDKKIPTIEDYANALIDTILSYDIHPNLILEPGRSIVATAGYLLGKVIHRKDMWVMIDAGMNDLIRPAIYDAYHHIENAVLKEEKEVVNVAGGLCESSDVFGREREICKPEVGDVLVIFDAGAYGISMANNYNARPKPRMIMTSKRGVFIIREREEYSDLISKDIIPPHLL, from the coding sequence ATGTTTTTGGGTAACGATACATTAACATTAGAAAATAGAATGTTATGTGTAGATGGCTATCCTTTTAAAGAGCTTGCTGAGAAATTTGGAACACCATTATATGTAATTTCAGAAGAACAGATTAAAATAAACTATAGAAAATACATAGAAGCATTTAAAAGATATGAAAAAGAGACAAAAAAGAACTTTATTTTAGCATATGCATATAAAGCAAATTCAAATCTTGCTGTAACTAAACTTTTAGCTAAGCTTGGTTCTGGAGCAGATGTAGTTAGTGGAGGGGAGCTATACATAGCTAAACTTTCTGGAGTTCCATCAGATAGAATTGTTTTTAATGGTAATTGTAAGACTGAAAAAGAAATTATAATGGGAATTGAGGCAGGAATAAGAGCTTTTAATGTAGATAGCATTAGTGAGTTATTATTAATTGAAAAATTATCTAAAGATTATGGCGAGGCTAATGTAGCATTTAGAATAAACCCTGATGTAGATCCTAAAACACATCCAAAAATAGCTACAGGACTTAAAAAGAGCAAGTTTGGAATGAATAAGGAAGTGGCTAAAAAAGCTATAAAAATGGCATTAAAAATGAAAAATATCAACTTTGTAGGATTACACTGCCATATTGGATCTCAAATCACTGATCTGTCTCCTTTTATTGAAGCTACTAAAAAAATGATGGAGTTTATATTAGAGTTGAAAAGAGAAGGAATAGAGGTAGAGGATTTAAATTTAGGTGGAGGTTTAGGAATACCATATTATAAAGATAAAAAAATTCCTACTATTGAAGATTATGCTAATGCTTTAATAGACACTATTTTATCATATGACATTCATCCAAACTTAATTTTAGAGCCAGGAAGAAGTATTGTAGCCACAGCTGGTTATTTATTAGGGAAAGTTATACATAGAAAAGATATGTGGGTTATGATTGATGCAGGAATGAATGATCTTATAAGGCCTGCAATTTATGATGCCTATCATCATATAGAAAATGCTGTATTAAAAGAGGAGAAAGAGGTAGTTAATGTAGCGGGAGGGCTTTGTGAAAGTTCAGATGTATTTGGTAGAGAAAGAGAAATATGTAAGCCTGAAGTAGGAGATGTGCTAGTTATATTTGATGCTGGGGCTTATGGTATTAGTATGGCTAATAACTACAATGCTAGACCTAAGCCAAGAATGATTATGACTTCAAAAAGAGGAGTGTTTATAATAAGAGAGAGAGAAGAGTACAGTGATTTAATATCAAAAGATATTATTCCTCCCCATTTACTTTAA
- the hemA gene encoding glutamyl-tRNA reductase, whose amino-acid sequence MIVLKADYKKYSVNDLEKLRFNEKEFYSKYENAILLQTCNRVELIFYGYSLDEIKNIKNFEKFDLLLEDEAILHLFRLAAGLESMIVGEVQILGQIKDAFLKANIKDKRFEKIMLKIIHTGQRVREETEISKGSVSIGSAAVELAEKFGLEGKNILLIGAGEMATLVIKALKEKNVKAIIIANRTYEKALKLAKELGGIAVRFDKLKEALKYADIVISATSAPHPILTKERVMDIEETIIIDIANPRDTTDDIRELKHIKLFTIDDLKIIAEENLKRRMKEIPKVEKIIKEEFENLKKLLKELEIEEKIKDFCINLENLRIREVEKAKKLLKTRDPERVLEDFSRSFCKKIIYDLKRVLK is encoded by the coding sequence ATCATAGTTCTAAAAGCTGATTATAAAAAGTACTCTGTTAATGATTTAGAAAAGCTAAGATTTAATGAAAAAGAATTTTATAGTAAATATGAAAATGCTATTCTCTTACAGACGTGCAATAGGGTTGAGCTTATCTTTTATGGATATAGCTTAGATGAAATAAAAAATATAAAAAATTTTGAAAAGTTTGATCTTCTTTTAGAAGATGAGGCTATCTTACATCTATTTAGATTAGCTGCAGGATTAGAATCAATGATTGTAGGAGAAGTTCAAATTTTAGGTCAAATAAAAGATGCTTTTTTAAAAGCAAATATTAAAGATAAGAGGTTTGAAAAAATTATGTTAAAAATTATACATACTGGACAGAGAGTTAGGGAAGAAACTGAAATAAGCAAAGGTTCAGTCTCTATTGGCTCTGCAGCTGTGGAATTAGCTGAAAAGTTTGGATTAGAAGGGAAAAATATTTTATTAATTGGAGCTGGAGAGATGGCCACTCTTGTTATAAAAGCTCTAAAAGAAAAAAATGTTAAAGCTATTATTATAGCTAATAGAACATATGAAAAAGCCCTAAAATTAGCTAAAGAGCTTGGAGGTATAGCTGTAAGATTTGACAAATTAAAAGAGGCTTTAAAATATGCTGATATTGTTATCTCTGCTACATCAGCCCCACATCCAATATTAACAAAAGAAAGAGTTATGGATATTGAAGAAACAATTATTATAGATATAGCCAATCCAAGAGATACAACAGATGATATTAGAGAACTTAAACATATAAAATTATTTACAATAGATGATTTAAAAATAATTGCTGAAGAAAACTTAAAAAGGAGGATGAAAGAAATTCCGAAAGTAGAAAAAATTATAAAAGAGGAATTTGAAAATTTAAAAAAGTTATTAAAAGAACTTGAAATTGAAGAGAAAATAAAAGATTTTTGTATAAACTTGGAAAATCTTAGAATAAGAGAAGTGGAGAAAGCCAAAAAACTATTAAAAACAAGAGATCCTGAAAGAGTTTTAGAGGATTTTTCAAGATCTTTTTGTAAAAAAATAATTTATGATTTGAAAAGGGTGTTAAAATGA
- a CDS encoding CRISPR-associated endonuclease Cas6 has product MKLPMIICRLKTNKPLKKIHTPYLRGYILKKFPNYVELHHHSNGGFLYMYPKIQYKVINGDAVILGIKEGINILKDIIFDIDKLELNKEVYYVVNGYIKAVFEEFGESEEMITYKFISPWIALNEKNYLKYKNMDNESRKELLEKILIGNILSMSKYLNYTVKEKLEAEILRLENLTVKYKGNKFIGFFGEFKVNFNIPNYLGIGRKVSKGFGTVIRL; this is encoded by the coding sequence TTGAAACTACCTATGATAATTTGTAGGCTAAAAACAAATAAACCTCTTAAAAAGATCCACACTCCATATTTAAGGGGTTATATATTAAAGAAATTTCCAAACTATGTTGAGTTACATCATCACAGTAACGGTGGTTTTCTCTATATGTATCCAAAAATACAGTATAAGGTGATAAATGGAGATGCTGTAATTTTAGGAATAAAAGAAGGAATAAATATATTAAAAGACATTATTTTTGATATAGATAAACTTGAATTAAATAAAGAAGTGTATTATGTTGTAAATGGTTACATTAAAGCTGTGTTTGAAGAATTTGGGGAAAGTGAAGAGATGATAACTTATAAATTTATATCTCCATGGATAGCCCTAAATGAAAAGAATTATTTAAAATATAAAAATATGGATAATGAAAGTAGAAAAGAGCTATTAGAAAAAATTTTAATTGGAAATATCTTATCAATGAGCAAATATTTAAATTATACTGTCAAAGAAAAGCTTGAAGCTGAAATATTAAGATTAGAAAACTTAACTGTAAAATACAAAGGAAATAAATTTATTGGCTTCTTTGGAGAATTTAAAGTGAATTTTAACATACCAAATTATTTAGGGATAGGAAGAAAAGTGTCAAAAGGGTTTGGTACTGTGATTAGATTATGA
- a CDS encoding B12-binding domain-containing radical SAM protein produces the protein MKALIIDCLAVNDGKRVLARDVIGAGPRTVKGILESEGLEAKIIPYEDFNIKKVRGFDIIFISAMTSDFKAVKKLVKELKLKENKKVIIGGPIASDIYLLNKIEADISIIGEGEITIRELIKKDFNPEGIKGTTYWDEELKINPFREILKDLSLITPSKDIKDYKNYFSARVYVEVVRGCSNFKRALLLCKNKKCSLCKEGSLYCPSNIKPGCGFCSVPSLFGYARSRDEEVILEELEELFKQGVKKAVLSAPDFLDYKRDGYNPYKPEPNYEAIESLIDNAKDLADKYDANVMVENIKANLFNEKIAKILSKLNTTIYIGCESGDKKHCELLGRPSYPEDVLKAVKIAKKYNLKAQVYFIYGLPGENKKTVENTIKFMHKIKPYIDKITVYKFRPLPMSAFQEFKPKITEYSLKIKKEAKKINYEIKKRYIGKILDVIIAEKHLKNDDYAVGYLKDSGLVVFVKNGNKYIGRVKKVKIIKAHEKYLEGVII, from the coding sequence ATGAAAGCTTTAATAATAGACTGCTTGGCTGTTAATGATGGTAAAAGAGTTTTAGCAAGAGATGTCATTGGAGCAGGGCCAAGGACTGTTAAAGGCATTTTAGAGAGTGAAGGGTTAGAAGCTAAGATTATCCCATATGAAGATTTTAATATTAAAAAAGTTAGGGGTTTTGATATAATCTTTATAAGTGCCATGACTTCTGACTTTAAAGCTGTAAAAAAATTAGTTAAAGAATTAAAATTAAAAGAAAATAAAAAAGTAATAATTGGGGGTCCTATAGCAAGTGATATTTATCTCTTAAATAAAATTGAAGCTGATATATCTATAATAGGAGAAGGAGAAATCACAATAAGAGAGTTAATAAAGAAAGACTTTAATCCTGAAGGAATTAAAGGAACAACTTATTGGGATGAAGAGTTAAAGATAAACCCATTTAGAGAGATATTAAAAGATTTAAGCTTAATTACACCATCTAAAGATATTAAAGATTACAAAAACTATTTTTCTGCAAGGGTTTATGTTGAAGTTGTAAGAGGATGTAGTAATTTTAAAAGAGCTCTTTTATTATGCAAAAATAAGAAATGTTCTCTCTGTAAAGAAGGATCACTTTATTGCCCATCAAATATAAAGCCAGGTTGTGGTTTCTGCTCGGTTCCATCTCTATTTGGCTATGCAAGAAGTAGAGATGAAGAAGTTATATTAGAAGAATTAGAAGAGCTGTTTAAACAAGGTGTTAAAAAAGCTGTTCTTTCAGCTCCAGATTTTTTAGATTATAAAAGAGATGGCTATAATCCATATAAACCAGAGCCAAATTATGAAGCTATAGAAAGTTTGATAGATAATGCAAAAGATCTAGCTGATAAGTATGATGCAAATGTAATGGTAGAAAATATAAAAGCAAATCTTTTTAATGAGAAGATAGCTAAAATATTGAGTAAGTTAAATACAACAATCTATATTGGATGTGAAAGTGGAGATAAAAAACACTGTGAGCTTTTAGGACGTCCATCATACCCAGAGGATGTATTAAAAGCTGTAAAAATAGCTAAAAAATACAATTTAAAAGCACAAGTATATTTCATTTATGGCTTACCTGGGGAGAATAAGAAAACTGTAGAAAATACTATAAAATTCATGCATAAAATAAAACCATATATAGATAAGATCACTGTTTATAAATTTAGACCTTTGCCTATGTCTGCTTTTCAAGAGTTTAAACCAAAAATAACAGAGTATTCATTAAAAATAAAAAAAGAAGCTAAAAAAATAAACTATGAGATCAAAAAAAGATATATAGGAAAAATTTTAGATGTTATTATAGCTGAAAAACATTTAAAAAATGATGATTATGCTGTAGGGTATTTAAAAGATAGTGGTTTAGTAGTTTTTGTAAAAAATGGAAATAAATATATTGGAAGAGTAAAAAAAGTAAAAATAATAAAAGCTCATGAAAAATACTTAGAGGGGGTTATTATCTAA
- a CDS encoding S16 family serine protease, protein MRKLILLLLLINPVLAVVIKAPAVSITDHGFVGVPITFEIHAQKGDGHVFIDTMPLTQLDMQSSARIAAKVAGEIANKDIDNYNVYIIVRSDVPIVGGPSAGGTMTIGILAELLNLTINKNVMMTGTINPDGSIGPVGGILEKIEAAKEANCSIFLIPKGQRYIKEGDREVDAVEFGKRLGIEVVEVGSIYEAFPYFFNKKITIKSYPPNPIAEEKYKRIMKSLAEKILNMSEEKYRNISTILEQDYFGYEYNYLLNCKLNEAKEMIEKANREYINKKYYSATSTAFNALIKLEDIENKIKFLSGVSVKSILLKIQDDISKDKEIVYSKNLTTKNFEEVLSARLRIKKAESLLDEAWKEYYLGNYDKAIEYGSFADMRGKSAIWWISLAEEGGEKIDNNKLKVLAQQYLDNAQTVLTYLETLYPNINFDDLENELKNAKEAYNEGDYILSIAQSIDLSVKAEVPLVIFSDIEYLKNYAKNKINLAERYITPISALSYYEYAETLEDNVSKIMYYKYSSYCAQMDLDILKILNKSVIVKNPEGNLYKEVKEKPELDETAIIITAVLSGLIGFSAGYIFRKVTA, encoded by the coding sequence ATGAGAAAACTAATTCTACTACTCTTACTAATAAACCCTGTTTTGGCTGTAGTAATAAAAGCTCCTGCAGTTTCTATAACAGACCATGGTTTTGTAGGAGTACCTATAACATTTGAAATTCATGCTCAAAAAGGAGATGGGCATGTTTTTATAGACACTATGCCTTTAACTCAGTTAGATATGCAGAGTTCTGCAAGAATTGCTGCAAAGGTTGCTGGAGAGATAGCTAATAAAGATATTGATAATTATAATGTTTATATAATAGTTAGAAGTGATGTTCCAATTGTTGGTGGGCCATCAGCAGGAGGTACTATGACTATAGGCATTTTAGCTGAACTATTAAATTTAACAATAAATAAAAATGTAATGATGACTGGGACAATAAATCCTGACGGCTCTATTGGTCCTGTTGGAGGAATATTGGAAAAAATAGAAGCTGCTAAAGAAGCTAACTGCTCAATATTTTTAATTCCAAAAGGACAGAGGTATATTAAGGAAGGGGATAGGGAAGTTGATGCTGTAGAGTTTGGAAAAAGGTTAGGGATAGAGGTTGTAGAAGTGGGAAGTATATATGAGGCTTTTCCTTACTTTTTTAATAAAAAAATAACCATAAAATCATATCCTCCAAATCCCATAGCTGAAGAGAAATATAAGAGGATTATGAAAAGTCTAGCAGAAAAAATTTTGAATATGTCTGAAGAGAAATATAGAAACATATCCACAATATTGGAACAAGATTATTTTGGATATGAATACAACTATTTACTAAATTGTAAATTAAATGAAGCTAAAGAAATGATAGAAAAAGCAAATAGAGAGTATATAAACAAGAAATACTATTCAGCAACATCCACAGCTTTTAATGCACTTATAAAATTGGAGGATATTGAAAATAAAATTAAATTTTTGTCAGGAGTGAGTGTTAAATCAATACTATTAAAGATACAGGATGATATTAGCAAGGATAAAGAAATAGTTTATTCAAAAAATTTAACTACAAAAAACTTTGAGGAAGTGTTATCTGCAAGATTAAGAATAAAAAAGGCTGAATCTCTATTAGATGAAGCTTGGAAAGAATATTATTTAGGTAACTATGATAAAGCTATTGAATATGGTAGTTTTGCGGATATGAGAGGAAAATCAGCTATATGGTGGATATCATTAGCTGAAGAAGGTGGGGAAAAAATAGATAATAACAAGTTAAAAGTTTTAGCACAACAGTATTTAGACAATGCTCAAACAGTCTTAACCTACCTTGAAACTCTCTATCCAAATATAAATTTTGATGACTTGGAAAATGAATTAAAAAATGCTAAAGAGGCTTATAATGAAGGAGATTATATATTATCAATAGCTCAAAGTATTGATCTCTCTGTTAAGGCAGAAGTGCCTTTGGTAATATTCAGTGATATTGAATATCTAAAAAATTATGCAAAAAATAAAATAAACTTAGCAGAAAGATATATTACACCTATATCAGCTCTAAGCTATTATGAGTATGCTGAAACATTAGAAGATAATGTATCAAAAATAATGTATTACAAATACTCCTCCTACTGTGCTCAGATGGATTTGGATATATTAAAAATATTAAATAAAAGTGTCATTGTTAAAAATCCAGAAGGTAATTTATATAAAGAGGTTAAAGAGAAACCAGAATTAGATGAAACTGCTATAATAATAACAGCTGTATTATCAGGTTTAATAGGTTTTTCAGCTGGATACATATTTAGAAAAGTTACAGCTTAA